One Hevea brasiliensis isolate MT/VB/25A 57/8 chromosome 5, ASM3005281v1, whole genome shotgun sequence genomic region harbors:
- the LOC110656767 gene encoding PITH domain-containing protein At3g04780 encodes MSTESASAIQKSQVDLVDFVDWSGVECLNQNSSHSLPNALKQGYREDDGLNLESDADEQLLIYIPFTQVVKLYSVVVKGPEEEGPKTVKLFSNKEHMGFSNVNEFPPSDTAILSPDNLKEKPVVLKYVKFQNVRSLTIFIEDNQSGSDITKVQKIALFGTTVETTDMKGLKKIEDH; translated from the exons ATGTCTACAGAATCAGCCAGTGCAATTCAAAAAAGCCAA GTTGATCTGGTAGACTTCGTTGATTGGTCCGGAGTTGAATGCCTTAATCAAAACTCCAGCCACTCTCTTCCCAATGCTCTTAAACAG GGATATAGAGAAGATGATGGTTTGAATCTAGAGAGCGATGCAGATGAGCAGTTGTTGATTTATATACCTTTCACTCAAGTTGTTAAACTGTACTCTGTCGTTGTCAAAGGACCTGAGGAAGAAG GTCCTAAGACTGTAAAACTTTTCTCAAACAAGGAGCATATGGGATTTAG TAATGTCAACGAATTCCCTCCTAGTGACACTGCAATTTTATCACCAGATAATCTCAAG GAAAAACCTGTAGTCTTGAAGTATGTTAAATTTCAGAATGTTCGCAG TTTGACAATATTTATTGAAGATAACCAGTCAGGTTCTGACATCACTAAAGTCCAAAAGATTGCTCTGTTTGGAACAAC GGTGGAAACAACAGACATGAAGGGCTTGaagaagattgaggatcattga
- the LOC110656765 gene encoding probable ribose-5-phosphate isomerase 3, chloroplastic, translated as MASLSLLSPPSTSSSSLYHNASSLLPLRTRSLSLRTPTKNFSIRAQSAPILTQDELKKLAAGKAVDYVKSGMVLGLGTGSTAAFVVAKIGELLQSGQLTDIVGIPTSKRTEEQARSLGIPLSVLDDHPRLDLAIDGADEVDPDLNLVKGRGGALLREKMVEAASEKFVVVADETKLVTGLGGSKLAMPVEVVQFCWKYNLVRLKELFNEGGVEAKLRLNEAGKPYVTDNSNYIVDLYFENPIQDAYAAGKEISAFEGVVEHGLFLDMATAVIIAGKSGVEVKAK; from the coding sequence ATGGCCTCCTTATCCCTCCTCTCCCCTCCCTCCACCTCCTCATCCTCCCTCTACCATAATGCCTCTTCCCTCCTTCCCCTGCGCACCCGCTCCCTTAGCCTACGCACTCCCACCAAGAACTTCTCTATCAGAGCCCAATCCGCCCCTATACTCACCCAAGATGAACTCAAGAAACTTGCAGCCGGCAAAGCCGTTGATTACGTCAAATCCGGTATGGTTCTCGGACTCGGTACTGGCTCCACCGCCGCCTTTGTTGTTGCTAAGATCGGAGAACTCCTACAATCCGGCCAATTAACTGATATTGTTGGTATACCCACTTCAAAACGCACCGAAGAGCAAGCTCGCTCTCTCGGGATCCCACTTTCAGTCCTTGACGATCATCCCCGTCTAGACCTCGCTATAGACGGTGCTGATGAGGTCGACCCTGATCTCAACCTAGTCAAAGGCCGGGGTGGGGCTCTCTTGAGAGAGAAAATGGTGGAAGCGGCGTCTGAAAAGTTCGTGGTTGTCGCCGACGAGACGAAACTGGTAACGGGTCTTGGCGGGAGCAAGCTCGCAATGCCGGTGGAGGTCGTGCAATTTTGTTGGAAGTACAATTTGGTGAGGTTGAAAGAATTGTTCAATGAAGGAGGGGTCGAAGCCAAGCTAAGATTGAATGAAGCTGGCAAGCCATATGTGACTGATAACTCCAATTACATCGTGGATTTGTATTTCGAGAATCCAATTCAAGATGCATATGCAGCTGGAAAGGAGATTTCGGCTTTTGAAGGAGTGGTGGAACATGGGTTGTTTTTGGATATGGCGACTGCGGTGATTATTGCTGGGAAGAGTGGAGTGGAGGTCAAGGCCAAGTGA
- the LOC110656766 gene encoding uncharacterized protein LOC110656766 yields the protein MAFFRALPLLALLLALLPVIALGDDPLTPYIQAICDEVECGQGKCVANIQYPFGYMCQCDRGWTRTTNDDINDNLTFLPCVIPNCTLNYGGCQQTVPNPPSEKPVPWNASAFDPCYWIYCGGGNCTRNATYTHLCTCHSGFSNLLNVPYFPCYSQCTLGSDCASLGIKVSNTQATNNTAGGSSAAGNHGSSILPGKFHWMIILFASMLMVLRM from the exons ATGGCTTTCTTTAGGGCACTGCCTTTGCTAGCTTTGCTTCTTGCGTTGCTACCAGTGATTGCTTTAGGAGATGATCCATTAACTCCCTACATTC AGGCAATATGTGATGAAGTGGAATGTGGGCAAGGAAAATGCGTAGCAAATATACAATATCCATTTGGGTACATGTGCCAATGTGATCGTGGTTGGACCAGAACCACAAATGATGATATCAATGATAATCTTACATTTCTTCCTTGTGTCATTCCAAACT GTACTCTCAACTATGGTGGCTGCCAGCAGACAGTCCCTAATCCACCTTCAGAGAAGCCTGTTCCTTGGAACGCATCTGCCTTCGATC CTTGCTATTGGATCTACTGTGGAGGAGGGAACTGCACAAGGAATGCAACGTATACCCACTTATGCACATGCCACTCTGGATTCTCTAACCTTCTCAACGTCCCTTACTTCCCATGCTATAGCCAAT GTACCCTTGGTTCTGATTGTGCTAGCCTTGGGATTAAAGTTTCAAATACGCAGGCAACAAATAATACTGCTGGTGGTTCTTCTGCTGCAGGGAATCATG GTAGCTCAATTCTGCCAGGGAAGTTCCACTGGATGATCATACTGTTCGCGTCTATGCTTATGGTTCTGCGCATGTAA
- the LOC110656764 gene encoding mitochondrial import inner membrane translocase subunit TIM23-1 → MDDSNDRQYYKYHPYQDLYHVPAQSLYNLPTSPEYLFDEEAAHQRRSWSENLQYYTGTGYLSGAIIGGAKGSFDGIRSAEPGDTMKLRINRILNSGGHVGRKFGNNLGVLGLMFAGLESALIHHRDTDDLLNTALAGLGTGAIYRAARGPRSAAVAGAIGGIAAAAAVAGKQLVKRYVPI, encoded by the coding sequence ATGGATGATTCAAACGATCGGCAATATTACAAGTATCACCCGTATCAGGATCTCTACCACGTCCCAGCTCAAAGCCTGTATAATTTGCCCACTTCTCCCGAGTACCTTTTTGATGAAGAAGCTGCACATCAGCGCCGCAGCTGGAGTGAAAACCTTCAATATTACACTGGAACCGGCTACTTATCTGGAGCGATTATTGGGGGGGCTAAGGGTTCTTTTGACGGCATCCGCTCCGCCGAGCCTGGTGACACCATGAAATTGCGGATCAACAGGATTCTGAATTCTGGTGGACATGTGGGTCGGAAGTTTGGGAACAATTTGGGTGTTTTGGGGCTGATGTTTGCTGGCCTTGAGAGCGCTTTGATTCACCATAGAGACACTGATGATTTGCTCAATACGGCTCTCGCGGGGCTCGGGACTGGGGCGATTTATCGTGCAGCAAGGGGACCGAGATCGGCGGCTGTCGCAGGGGCCATTGGAGGGATTGCGGCTGCTGCTGCTGTTGCGGGAAAGCAGCTGGTTAAGAGATACGTACCCAtataa